From the Serratia nematodiphila DZ0503SBS1 genome, one window contains:
- a CDS encoding 1-acylglycerol-3-phosphate O-acyltransferase: MLLILRAVLATLFCILVCIFGSVYCLFSPRNPRHVATFGHLFGRLSTLFGIKVETRVPADAANNGNCIYIANHQNNYDMVTASNIVQPRTVTVGKKSLVWIPFFGPLYWLTGNLLIDRDNRAKAHGTIAQVAEQFKKKDISIWMFPEGTRSRGRGLMPFKTGAFHAAIAAGVPIVPICVSTTSGNINLNRWNNGHVIVEMLAPVDTSKYGKENVRELAAHCRELMEAKIAELDAEVAQRNAAKK; this comes from the coding sequence ATGTTATTGATTTTGCGTGCCGTTCTCGCCACTCTTTTCTGTATTCTGGTGTGTATTTTCGGTTCTGTTTATTGCTTGTTCAGCCCGCGCAACCCTCGCCATGTGGCGACCTTCGGCCATCTTTTCGGCCGCCTGTCGACGCTGTTCGGCATCAAGGTTGAAACCCGCGTGCCGGCCGATGCGGCCAACAATGGCAACTGCATCTATATCGCCAACCACCAAAATAACTACGACATGGTGACGGCCTCCAATATCGTGCAGCCGCGCACCGTGACCGTCGGTAAAAAAAGTCTGGTGTGGATCCCGTTTTTCGGCCCGCTGTATTGGCTGACCGGTAATCTGCTGATAGATCGTGATAATCGCGCCAAGGCGCACGGCACCATCGCCCAGGTGGCGGAGCAGTTCAAAAAGAAAGACATTTCGATCTGGATGTTCCCGGAAGGGACCCGCAGCCGCGGTCGTGGGCTGATGCCGTTTAAAACCGGCGCGTTCCACGCGGCTATCGCCGCCGGCGTGCCGATTGTGCCGATCTGCGTATCGACCACCAGCGGTAATATAAATCTTAATCGCTGGAATAACGGTCATGTGATCGTCGAGATGTTGGCGCCGGTGGATACCAGCAAATACGGCAAAGAAAACGTGCGTGAGCTGGCGGCCCATTGCCGCGAGCTGATGGAGGCGAAAATCGCCGAATTGGACGCCGAAGTCGCCCAGCGCAACGCCGCCAAAAAATAA
- the parC gene encoding DNA topoisomerase IV subunit A, translated as MSDLTHDGVERLPLHTFTENAYLNYSMYVIMDRALPYIGDGLKPVQRRIIYAMSELGLTNSAKFKKSARTVGDVLGKYHPHGDSACYEAMVLMAQPFSYRYPLVDGQGNWGAPDDPKSFAAMRYTESRLSKYAEVLLAELGQGTVDWIPNFDGTLQEPKMLPARLPNILLNGTTGIAVGMATDIPPHNVREVAAAAVALLDKPGASLDDLLEFVQGPDFPTEAEIITPRDEIRKIYQSGRGSVRMRAVWKKEDGSAVITALPHQVSGAKVLEQIASQMRAKKLPMVEDLRDESDHENPTRLVIVPRSNRIDLEQVMNHLFATTDLERSYRINMNMIGLDNRPQVKGLVEILTEWLAYRRDTVRRRLNYRLEKVLKRLHILEGLLVAFLNIDEVIHIIRSEDEPKPVLMQRFGISDTQAEAILELKLRHLAKLEEVKIRGEQDELAKERDQLQALLASERKLNTLIKKEIQADAQTYGDDRRSPLTERAEAKAMSEHDFVPSEPVTIVLSEMGWVRSAKGHDIDPAGLSYKAGDSFRGAARGKSNQPVVFIDSTGRSYALDPMTLPSARGQGEPLTGKLTPPPGATIEQVLMAADDQKLLMASDAGYGFVCTFNDLVARNRAGKVMITLPDNARALPPMEIHGADDMLLSITAAGRMLMFPVADLPQLSKGKGNKIVSIPAAQAAAGEDKLAWLFVLPPQASVTLHVGKRKLTLRPEDLQKFRAERGRKGTQLPRGLQRIDRVEVDAPVRASGGDSEE; from the coding sequence GAGTGATCTGACTCATGACGGTGTAGAGCGTTTACCGCTGCACACATTCACTGAAAACGCCTATCTGAACTATTCCATGTACGTCATCATGGATCGGGCGTTGCCGTACATTGGCGACGGTTTGAAGCCGGTACAACGCCGCATCATCTACGCCATGTCTGAGCTGGGGCTGACCAACAGCGCCAAATTCAAGAAATCCGCCCGCACCGTGGGCGACGTGCTGGGTAAGTATCACCCGCACGGCGACAGCGCGTGTTATGAAGCCATGGTGCTGATGGCGCAGCCGTTCTCGTATCGCTATCCGCTGGTGGACGGCCAGGGGAACTGGGGTGCGCCGGACGATCCCAAGTCGTTCGCGGCGATGCGTTATACCGAATCGCGCCTGTCCAAATACGCTGAGGTCTTGCTGGCCGAACTGGGCCAGGGCACGGTTGACTGGATCCCGAACTTTGACGGCACGCTGCAAGAGCCGAAGATGCTGCCGGCGCGTCTGCCGAACATCCTGCTGAATGGCACCACCGGCATCGCGGTCGGCATGGCGACCGACATTCCGCCGCACAACGTGCGCGAAGTCGCCGCTGCGGCGGTGGCGCTGCTCGACAAGCCGGGCGCCTCGCTCGATGACCTGCTCGAGTTCGTGCAGGGGCCGGACTTCCCGACCGAAGCCGAGATCATCACCCCGCGCGATGAAATTCGCAAAATTTACCAGAGCGGCCGCGGCTCGGTGCGCATGCGCGCCGTGTGGAAGAAAGAGGACGGCAGCGCGGTGATTACCGCCTTGCCGCATCAGGTCTCCGGCGCCAAGGTGCTCGAGCAGATCGCCAGCCAGATGCGCGCCAAGAAGCTGCCGATGGTCGAGGATCTGCGCGATGAATCCGATCACGAAAACCCGACGCGTCTGGTGATCGTGCCGCGTTCCAACCGCATCGATCTGGAGCAGGTGATGAATCACCTGTTCGCCACCACCGATCTGGAACGCAGCTACCGCATCAACATGAACATGATCGGTCTGGACAACCGCCCGCAGGTGAAAGGGCTGGTGGAGATCCTCACCGAATGGCTGGCCTATCGTCGCGATACGGTGCGCCGCCGCCTGAACTACCGCCTCGAGAAGGTGCTCAAGCGTTTGCATATCCTCGAAGGTTTGCTGGTGGCGTTCCTCAATATCGACGAGGTGATCCACATCATCCGCAGCGAGGATGAGCCGAAGCCGGTGCTGATGCAGCGTTTCGGCATCTCCGATACCCAGGCGGAAGCGATCCTCGAGCTGAAACTGCGTCACCTGGCCAAGCTGGAAGAGGTCAAGATCCGCGGTGAGCAGGACGAGCTGGCGAAAGAGCGCGATCAACTTCAGGCGCTGCTGGCGTCCGAGCGCAAGCTGAATACGCTGATTAAGAAAGAGATCCAGGCCGACGCGCAAACCTACGGCGACGATCGCCGTTCGCCGCTGACCGAGCGTGCGGAAGCCAAGGCGATGAGCGAACACGATTTCGTGCCGTCCGAGCCGGTGACCATCGTGCTGTCGGAAATGGGCTGGGTGCGCAGCGCCAAGGGCCACGACATCGATCCGGCAGGGTTGAGCTACAAGGCCGGCGACAGCTTCCGCGGCGCGGCGCGCGGCAAGAGCAACCAGCCGGTGGTGTTCATCGATTCTACCGGGCGCAGCTATGCGCTCGATCCGATGACGTTGCCTTCGGCGCGCGGGCAGGGCGAACCGTTGACCGGCAAGCTGACGCCGCCGCCGGGCGCCACCATTGAGCAGGTGCTGATGGCGGCCGACGATCAAAAACTGCTGATGGCTTCCGACGCCGGTTACGGTTTCGTTTGTACCTTCAACGATCTGGTGGCGCGCAACCGCGCCGGCAAGGTGATGATCACGCTGCCGGACAACGCCAGAGCGCTGCCGCCGATGGAGATCCACGGCGCAGACGATATGCTGCTGTCGATCACCGCCGCCGGGCGCATGCTGATGTTCCCGGTCGCCGATCTGCCGCAGCTGTCGAAGGGTAAGGGCAACAAGATCGTCTCCATTCCGGCGGCGCAGGCCGCCGCCGGTGAAGACAAGCTGGCCTGGCTGTTCGTGCTGCCGCCGCAGGCCTCCGTCACGCTGCATGTCGGCAAACGCAAGCTGACGCTGCGTCCGGAAGATCTGCAGAAGTTCCGTGCGGAGCGCGGCCGTAAGGGCACCCAGCTGCCGCGCGGCCTGCAGCGCATCGATCGCGTGGAAGTGGATGCGCCGGTGCGGGCGTCGGGTGGCGACAGCGAAGAGTAA